In Rhodococcus qingshengii JCM 15477, the sequence ACCACCCGAGAATCTGGCGTCGACCCCGACCACCGAGTCGTACCCCCTCGGGAGCGCTTCGATTCGGGTGTCGATCTGCGCGGCTGCGGCAGCGGCCTTCACCTCGGCCGAAGTCGCCTGCGGTCGGGCAAGCCGAATGTTGTCGAGCACGGTCGCTTCGACCAGCTGCACGTCCTGCAGAACGAATCCGACGTGGCGGTACAGCTCGTCGGTAGCGACTTCCCTGACGTCGACACCACCGATGGCCACGGATCCGGCACGCACGTCGTGGAACCTCGGAACCAGCGTTGCCAGCGTCGACTTACCCGAACCCGAAGGTCCGACCAACGCCGTCACCGTGCCCTCCGGCAGCGTCAGATCGATGCCGGTCAGAACGTCGGCGCCGTCGTCGTATGCAAAGGAAACTCCGGAGAATCGAACTTCGTTCCCCACAGGCTTTTTCGGATGATCGGTTTCCGGCAGAGCGTCGGTTGCGAACAGCGCGATCAGTCGCGCCGCAGCGGCGGCTGCCTCACGGCGTGCCTGCATACCGAAACCGATGGTCGTCACCGAAACCGGAATCACCATCGCGACAAGAGAACTGGTCAGCACATCGATGGGTGACACCCATCCGGAGTGAACGAACCACGAGCCGAGGCCAAGGTTGACCACCAGCACAACCGGTGCGCTCAACGCAATCGAGGCCAGCGCCTCGGTCCGGAGCATCGGGCGAACCCAGCCCTCGTACGAGACGGCAAACGCCTTGGCAGCGTCGCGGTATCGAGAATGTGACTGCTTGTCCTGACCGAAGGTCTTGACCACTGCGATGCCGGTGACGAACTCGACGATGGTGTTGCTGATGGCCGCGATGCCCTCATTCATCCGGCTCAACTTGACGGCCATGTCCTTGGTCATCATCGCGTAGGCGATCATGTAGATCGGGAGGGTGGCAATCGCGACCAGTCCCAGACGCCAGTCGATCGAGATCACGTAGCCGAGCCCGACGAGCGGCACCGCAATGGCGCCGGTGGTCTCGACGGCGCTGTGCGCAACCAGGTAGTGGAGATCGGAGATGTCGTTCTGCGCGGCTTTTCGCACGGTTCCGGACGAGTGGGAGGTGAACCAGCCCAGTGGAAGTCGACCGAGTGTCGCTGCGATTCGACGCCGAAGCACAGCCTGAAGATTGACATCGGCGAAGTGCGTCACGATCAATGCACCGCCTCCGAAGAACGCGCGCATACCCAGACCGAAGACGACCACCCACACGATCGTCCAGACGCGAGACGAGTCGATGTCGCCGCCCACGATCAGCGTCTTACCCAACTCGGCGATGGCCACGTACGGCACGATGGCCGCGACCGCGGCGATCACCTGCATCACCATCGCGATGGTGGTCCGTGTACGAACTGGCGCAAGGAGTTCGCGAAGCGCGCTCTTGTGCGCCGCCGCTTCAGCTTTGGCTTGCGAGGCTTCGGCCGTCGCTCCTTGTGATGCGTCGGCCTCTTCAGATGAAATGTCTGCTTTCGTAGCCTGTGTCGTCGTCATTTCGAGAACGCCTTCCATCGGGTTACTGCGTCGGCGTCGGATGCGATGCGGCCTTGGAGTTCCGCGCCGGTGAGAGTGAGATCGGCAAGAGCCTCGAGGTCTTCGAGGATCCAGTAGACCGCGAAAGGATAACTGCCGAACCAAAGTTCAC encodes:
- a CDS encoding ABC transporter ATP-binding protein — protein: MTTTQATKADISSEEADASQGATAEASQAKAEAAAHKSALRELLAPVRTRTTIAMVMQVIAAVAAIVPYVAIAELGKTLIVGGDIDSSRVWTIVWVVVFGLGMRAFFGGGALIVTHFADVNLQAVLRRRIAATLGRLPLGWFTSHSSGTVRKAAQNDISDLHYLVAHSAVETTGAIAVPLVGLGYVISIDWRLGLVAIATLPIYMIAYAMMTKDMAVKLSRMNEGIAAISNTIVEFVTGIAVVKTFGQDKQSHSRYRDAAKAFAVSYEGWVRPMLRTEALASIALSAPVVLVVNLGLGSWFVHSGWVSPIDVLTSSLVAMVIPVSVTTIGFGMQARREAAAAAARLIALFATDALPETDHPKKPVGNEVRFSGVSFAYDDGADVLTGIDLTLPEGTVTALVGPSGSGKSTLATLVPRFHDVRAGSVAIGGVDVREVATDELYRHVGFVLQDVQLVEATVLDNIRLARPQATSAEVKAAAAAAQIDTRIEALPRGYDSVVGVDARFSGGEAQRVSIARAILADTPVLVLDEATAFADPESEADIQEALSRLTVGRTVLVIAHRLASIVSADQIVVLDAGRIVEKGTHDQLVASGSTYARMWASHSRADSIEHSRADSIERNIAGKSDAAGKANS